A window of the Lactuca sativa cultivar Salinas chromosome 5, Lsat_Salinas_v11, whole genome shotgun sequence genome harbors these coding sequences:
- the LOC111887604 gene encoding kirola translates to MALSGKLICSLDISKKGDVFLDIFRYNPHEFSAICPHKVHACELIEGDRGAVGSLVHWHYTHEGKKKIDKAVIEAVDEEKQKIVFDVIGGDLVEDKYKTMKVIFHTEKKGDAQVLTVTLEFEKLNTTVPYPTSFMDWFCSVLKDIDLCI, encoded by the exons ATGGCTCTTTCTGGAAAATTAATTTGTTCTTTAGATATCAGTAAGAAGGGAGATGTCTTCCTTGATATCTTTAGATACAACCCACACGAGTTTTCTGCAATATGCCCTCATAAGGTTCATGCATGTGAACTGATTGAAGGTGATCGGGGGGCCGTTGGATCTCTCGTCCATTGGCACTACACTCATG AGGGAAAGAAGAAAATTGATAAAGCCGTAATCGAAGCTGTTGATGAGGAAAAGCAAAAGATAGTGTTCGATGTAATCGGAGGAGATCTAGTGGAGGATAAATACAAGACCATGAAAGTCATATTTCATACTGAAAAAAAGGGTGATGCACAAGTGCTAACTGTGACActtgagtttgagaagcttaacACAACTGTACCCTATCCAACTTCTTTTATGGACTGGTTTTGCAGTGTGCTTAAggacatagatctatgcatataa